A stretch of Pseudomonas sp. LS.1a DNA encodes these proteins:
- a CDS encoding GNAT family N-acetyltransferase codes for MAPAETSRQYTAPSFPKPAGEHWIEALDNGIHVLIRPLQAKDRERERAFIERLSPQSRHFRFLCQIKEPGEAMLDQLMAVDQDRQAAYVALAHVDGELQEVGISRYAAIAGKDECECAVTVLDSWQHHGLGRLLLKHLTDHARAKGLRQMYSIDSAANLAMRDLAKAAGFTTSTDPDDPAQVIHRLNLT; via the coding sequence ATGGCTCCTGCTGAAACTTCCCGTCAATATACCGCGCCCTCGTTTCCCAAGCCTGCGGGCGAACATTGGATCGAAGCCCTCGACAATGGCATCCACGTACTGATCAGGCCGCTGCAAGCCAAGGACCGGGAGCGCGAGAGGGCCTTCATCGAACGGCTGTCACCGCAGTCGCGGCATTTTCGCTTCCTGTGCCAGATCAAGGAGCCCGGTGAGGCGATGCTCGACCAGTTGATGGCGGTCGACCAGGACCGACAAGCCGCCTATGTCGCCCTCGCCCATGTGGACGGCGAGCTGCAGGAGGTGGGCATATCGCGTTATGCCGCCATTGCCGGCAAGGATGAATGCGAATGCGCCGTGACGGTGCTCGACAGCTGGCAGCACCATGGCCTGGGCCGCCTGCTGCTCAAGCACCTGACCGATCATGCCCGGGCAAAGGGCCTGCGGCAGATGTACTCGATCGACTCAGCCGCCAACCTGGCGATGCGCGACCTGGCCAAGGCGGCAGGATTCACCACCAGCACCGATCCGGATGATCCGGCCCAGGTCATCCATCGCCTCAACCTGACCTGA
- a CDS encoding hemerythrin domain-containing protein, with protein sequence MNTLLNELHAYHHDMANKISQIRKLLKKLKHEPDGTDDCKLLFEMLEALHSNAERHHHENEEIIRRALLATEAPIHPRILDIERDHQAFARIAGQLNTLAATTKNTKVIADTVDDYIEKYYDHMESEENIFFPAADKWLSNSQWLEIKHQWH encoded by the coding sequence ATGAATACCTTACTGAACGAACTTCACGCCTATCATCATGACATGGCCAACAAGATAAGCCAGATCAGGAAATTGCTGAAAAAGCTAAAGCATGAGCCCGATGGCACTGATGACTGTAAGCTTTTGTTCGAGATGTTGGAGGCCTTGCACAGTAATGCAGAGCGGCACCACCATGAGAATGAAGAAATCATTCGGCGAGCCTTGCTAGCCACGGAGGCGCCGATCCACCCGCGGATCCTGGATATCGAGCGAGATCACCAGGCATTTGCGCGCATTGCTGGGCAATTGAATACATTAGCGGCTACAACAAAAAACACGAAAGTAATCGCTGACACTGTTGATGACTACATCGAAAAATATTACGACCACATGGAGTCGGAGGAAAACATATTCTTTCCAGCTGCAGACAAATGGCTTTCAAACAGTCAATGGCTGGAAATAAAACATCAATGGCACTAA
- a CDS encoding Hsp20/alpha crystallin family protein, translated as MSETAKKVPVTPAATQPTKASPPSTEPSDLWRPFQQLRRQIDSLFDDFGRRPLRMPFSHTPFDVEPFWRRELFSHGMPAMDISELADEFCISAELPGVDDKDIEIKLVNGSVVIRGEKQEEVDEKRKEYHLSERHYGSFERVFQLPREVDAEKITAQFAKGVLLVHLPKRAEAIHPEKVIPITSSK; from the coding sequence ATGTCCGAAACAGCCAAGAAAGTACCTGTCACACCCGCTGCCACCCAGCCCACCAAGGCTTCGCCACCAAGCACCGAGCCATCGGACTTGTGGCGTCCATTCCAGCAGTTGCGGCGACAGATCGACAGTTTGTTCGACGATTTCGGGCGCCGGCCACTACGCATGCCGTTCAGCCACACGCCGTTCGATGTCGAGCCATTCTGGCGCCGTGAGCTGTTCAGCCATGGCATGCCGGCGATGGATATCAGCGAACTGGCCGATGAGTTTTGCATCAGCGCCGAACTGCCTGGTGTGGACGACAAGGACATCGAGATCAAGCTGGTCAATGGCAGCGTTGTGATCCGCGGCGAGAAGCAGGAAGAAGTCGACGAAAAGCGCAAGGAATACCACCTGTCGGAGCGCCACTACGGCAGCTTCGAGCGGGTCTTCCAGTTGCCCCGTGAAGTCGACGCTGAAAAGATCACGGCCCAGTTTGCCAAGGGCGTGCTGCTGGTGCACTTGCCCAAGCGCGCCGAAGCGATTCACCCTGAAAAAGTGATTCCCATCACAAGCAGCAAATGA
- a CDS encoding ribose-phosphate diphosphokinase, with the protein MNDTPPLLFALRGSQAYGNAVAQRLGRTLSAHEERDYEDGEHKCWPGESVDGRAVIVFHSLYGDAHHSAHDKLCQLLFFCGALKDAGASQVTAVTPYLCYGRKDRKVEFQDATITRHVACLMESCGVDRVVALDVHNPSAFDNAYRIPSWNLQCTALFAQHLAPLLGEQTVTVVSPDIGGIKRAEQFRQVLADLLRRPVSVAMMEKHRQQAGLSGEHLVGDVAGSTVIMFDDLISTGQTLLRAAQACRQAGARRMLAAATHGLFTTGGELFDSGVFERVLVADSIAPFRLPVRCLQQLDIVDTSALVAELLANRRGCGA; encoded by the coding sequence ATGAATGACACACCGCCGTTACTGTTCGCCCTGCGAGGCAGCCAGGCCTATGGGAATGCCGTGGCGCAACGCCTGGGCCGGACACTGTCAGCACATGAAGAGCGCGACTACGAGGACGGAGAACACAAGTGCTGGCCTGGCGAATCGGTCGACGGTCGAGCGGTCATCGTCTTTCACTCGCTCTATGGCGATGCGCACCACAGCGCACACGACAAGCTATGCCAGTTGCTGTTCTTCTGTGGTGCGCTCAAGGACGCCGGTGCAAGCCAGGTGACGGCAGTCACGCCTTACCTGTGTTATGGCCGCAAGGACCGCAAGGTAGAGTTTCAGGATGCGACCATCACCCGCCATGTGGCTTGCCTGATGGAAAGCTGCGGCGTCGACCGCGTGGTGGCGCTGGACGTACACAATCCCAGCGCCTTCGACAACGCCTACCGAATCCCCAGCTGGAACCTGCAATGCACCGCGCTATTCGCCCAACACCTGGCCCCGCTGCTCGGTGAACAGACAGTCACGGTCGTGTCGCCGGATATTGGCGGCATCAAACGCGCCGAGCAGTTTCGCCAGGTTCTGGCGGACCTGCTGAGACGCCCGGTATCTGTGGCCATGATGGAAAAGCACCGCCAGCAGGCGGGCCTGAGCGGCGAACACCTGGTGGGTGACGTGGCAGGCAGCACTGTCATCATGTTCGACGACCTGATCAGCACGGGGCAGACACTGCTGCGCGCTGCCCAGGCCTGCCGGCAGGCCGGAGCCAGGCGCATGCTGGCCGCTGCCACCCATGGCCTGTTCACCACTGGTGGCGAGCTATTCGACAGCGGTGTGTTCGAACGGGTACTGGTTGCCGACAGCATCGCGCCCTTTCGCCTGCCCGTGCGATGCCTGCAGCAGCTGGATATCGTCGATACCAGTGCCCTGGTCGCCGAGTTGCTTGCCAACCGCCGGGGCTGCGGCGCATGA
- a CDS encoding universal stress protein, with protein sequence MINIKAIKPHCVTLDLYRWAFIEAAIAVEAIMNAYSRLLLICHPDLHPSPALTRAQALASMTGATLHLVVLSQLPSRLATLDQVLRSNARKQDAEHRKAWLADQVKALGELGITAYAETLDDEDPLKDLIRLAQLHRVEMMIKDIRHETALSRALLTPLDWQLLRRCPIPMHLVAQAETRLPARILVAVDLVEHDPVIDRLNDHILQSAQALAQRCKAQLHLLQAYEPSTSFVAYAAAPVAWTDKLIEEISGRARERMATFGGRYGIKADHLHLVRGAARNVVSDYANQHGFDVVVMGTLYHEGVSKVVGSTTEQTLYKVHSSILAIHG encoded by the coding sequence TTGATAAATATCAAGGCCATCAAACCCCACTGCGTCACCCTTGACCTGTACCGGTGGGCCTTCATCGAGGCTGCCATCGCCGTGGAGGCCATCATGAACGCTTACTCGCGACTGCTACTTATCTGCCATCCAGACCTGCACCCCTCGCCTGCCCTGACGCGTGCTCAGGCGCTGGCCAGTATGACAGGCGCCACCTTGCACCTGGTGGTGCTCAGTCAACTGCCCTCACGCCTGGCCACCCTGGACCAGGTGCTGCGCAGCAATGCCCGCAAGCAGGACGCCGAGCACCGCAAGGCCTGGCTCGCGGACCAGGTGAAGGCGCTGGGCGAACTGGGCATTACCGCCTACGCCGAGACACTGGACGATGAAGACCCGCTCAAGGACTTGATCCGGCTGGCCCAACTGCACCGGGTGGAGATGATGATCAAGGACATCAGGCACGAAACCGCCTTGAGCCGTGCCCTGCTCACCCCCTTGGACTGGCAACTGCTGCGCCGTTGCCCGATCCCGATGCACCTGGTGGCCCAGGCTGAAACCAGGCTGCCAGCGCGCATACTTGTCGCCGTGGATCTTGTCGAGCACGACCCGGTGATAGACAGGCTCAACGACCACATCCTGCAATCGGCACAGGCACTGGCACAGCGATGCAAGGCGCAACTGCATCTGCTGCAGGCCTATGAACCCAGCACCAGCTTCGTTGCCTATGCCGCCGCACCCGTGGCCTGGACTGACAAGCTGATAGAGGAAATATCTGGTCGCGCGCGCGAGCGCATGGCGACGTTCGGCGGCCGTTACGGCATCAAGGCAGATCATCTGCACCTGGTGCGAGGTGCTGCCCGCAACGTGGTCAGCGACTACGCGAACCAGCATGGCTTCGATGTGGTGGTGATGGGTACGCTCTACCACGAGGGGGTGAGCAAGGTCGTTGGCAGTACTACAGAGCAAACCCTGTACAAGGTTCACTCCAGCATTCTGGCGATCCACGGTTGA
- a CDS encoding universal stress protein codes for MSLYRRILLVMTKVQAHAAMHRAMALAHASGAFLHVLGIHTPTEPGLPEPGQQASQPSAAFAHFSAGLKALLDEQAPAGLHTTFEALETSTARDLVPACIARFAPDLVIKGLPASPVLGLNDKSSVDHVLLHTSQVPLLLVPAEARAMPMPANILVAVDVAKTDLAQQALNHALVEAGRQLASPCNGQVHLLSVYDLPLAMLANPDLAAPWAEQVRESLQLPFDELADIHGIPYAQRYFIEGAPLRVIQSLVPTLKIDVVVVGVAQPRRWAKLIGDTTERLVNHAPCSILTVRPPSAD; via the coding sequence ATGAGCCTGTACCGCCGGATTCTTCTGGTCATGACCAAGGTCCAGGCCCATGCCGCGATGCATCGGGCCATGGCATTGGCTCACGCCTCAGGTGCCTTTTTGCACGTACTGGGCATCCACACCCCCACTGAACCTGGCCTGCCCGAGCCAGGGCAGCAAGCTTCACAACCTTCAGCCGCGTTCGCGCACTTCAGTGCCGGGCTCAAGGCTTTGCTCGACGAGCAGGCGCCCGCAGGGTTGCACACCACCTTCGAAGCGCTGGAAACCTCCACGGCGCGTGACCTCGTACCGGCGTGTATTGCTCGCTTTGCGCCTGACTTGGTAATCAAGGGGCTCCCCGCCAGTCCGGTACTTGGCCTGAACGACAAATCCTCGGTTGACCATGTGTTGCTGCATACCAGTCAGGTGCCATTGCTGCTCGTACCTGCCGAGGCCAGGGCCATGCCCATGCCCGCGAACATACTGGTGGCCGTGGATGTGGCCAAGACGGACCTTGCGCAGCAAGCGCTGAACCATGCGCTGGTGGAGGCAGGTCGGCAACTGGCGAGCCCATGCAACGGCCAGGTCCATCTGCTGTCGGTCTATGATCTGCCGTTGGCCATGCTGGCCAATCCCGACCTTGCAGCGCCATGGGCGGAGCAGGTGCGCGAGTCACTCCAGCTACCATTCGATGAACTGGCCGATATCCATGGCATTCCCTATGCGCAGCGCTACTTTATCGAAGGTGCGCCGCTGCGCGTTATTCAGTCTCTCGTTCCCACGCTGAAGATCGATGTGGTGGTGGTCGGCGTGGCGCAGCCCAGACGTTGGGCCAAGCTGATCGGCGATACTACCGAACGGCTCGTCAATCATGCCCCGTGCAGCATTCTGACAGTCAGGCCCCCGTCAGCGGATTGA
- a CDS encoding phosphoribosyltransferase family protein: protein MNRPAPSRFRLYDEQDLDSVLRTMAYQALALMPAQPLVLVGIQRRGEPLARRLQLHLQQLTGGAAPLPLYPIKVKRYADDLSLLHAHTQLTENPELANLNLADTTLLVVDDVLYEGHSLLRTCAYLAELGARRVLSAVLVDRHACRQPVHAHIVGIHLQVAEQDIVECHVPPFEADFSVEVIRHGRAGDTA, encoded by the coding sequence ATGAACCGCCCCGCTCCCTCACGCTTTCGCCTGTATGACGAACAAGATCTCGATAGCGTGCTGCGTACAATGGCGTATCAGGCCCTGGCGCTGATGCCTGCGCAACCCTTGGTACTGGTGGGAATTCAACGCCGAGGTGAGCCTTTGGCGCGTCGCCTGCAACTGCACTTGCAACAACTGACCGGTGGTGCCGCGCCACTGCCGCTCTACCCGATCAAGGTCAAGCGCTACGCCGACGACCTCAGCCTCCTGCATGCCCATACGCAGCTCACCGAGAACCCCGAGCTGGCCAACCTGAATCTGGCCGACACCACCTTGCTGGTGGTCGATGACGTGCTGTACGAAGGGCACTCCCTGCTGCGCACCTGCGCTTACCTGGCTGAGCTTGGGGCGCGACGGGTACTCAGCGCGGTGCTCGTCGACCGTCACGCCTGCCGGCAACCCGTGCATGCACATATCGTGGGTATACACCTGCAAGTCGCCGAGCAGGACATCGTCGAATGTCATGTGCCGCCTTTCGAAGCGGATTTCAGCGTGGAAGTGATTCGCCACGGCCGAGCCGGCGATACCGCCTGA
- a CDS encoding cation:proton antiporter, translating into MYQNLAVLAALLVLYANLAGALESRPVNGPLLFLLAGLVAGPAGLGLLNLSLDRHDLRLLAELTLAIVLFSDAAQADLAQLRRNRSLPLRLLTIGLPLTLVAGWLAAWLMFPRMPWLEMALLSTILAPTDAALGKAVVTNPLVPANVRESLNVESGLNDGICVPVLLLLLALLMESRSTMPFALGGYFLFEELGIGALTGAVLALMVGGLLRLSQRSCLQVESWQQLVMPALALLSFASAQAMGGSGFIAAFCAGLLTGYLFNRETQLLLKTGESCGEALSLLTWVVFGAYVAPKASQILSPSVWFYALLSLSLVRMVPVWVSLAGSELTADSRLFIGWFGPRGLASIVFAVLVLDARLQEGSTIIATTIACVVLSVVLHGISAAIGARRLGRSVGK; encoded by the coding sequence ATGTATCAGAATCTGGCTGTCCTGGCTGCCTTGCTGGTGCTGTACGCCAACCTGGCCGGTGCGCTCGAATCCAGACCCGTCAACGGGCCCCTGTTGTTCCTGCTGGCGGGCCTGGTGGCCGGCCCGGCTGGTCTCGGGTTGCTGAACCTTTCCCTGGACCGGCATGATCTTCGGCTACTGGCCGAGCTTACCCTGGCGATCGTGTTGTTCAGCGATGCTGCCCAGGCTGATCTGGCTCAATTACGCCGCAACCGGAGCCTGCCGCTGCGCCTGCTGACGATTGGCTTGCCGCTGACCCTGGTCGCCGGTTGGCTAGCTGCGTGGTTGATGTTTCCACGCATGCCCTGGTTGGAAATGGCCCTGTTGTCGACGATCCTGGCCCCGACCGATGCCGCCCTTGGCAAGGCAGTGGTGACCAACCCCCTCGTGCCAGCCAATGTGCGTGAAAGCCTGAATGTCGAAAGCGGGTTGAACGATGGCATTTGCGTTCCGGTGCTGCTCTTGTTGCTGGCATTGTTGATGGAAAGCCGCTCGACGATGCCCTTTGCCCTGGGGGGATACTTCTTGTTCGAGGAGTTGGGTATTGGCGCACTGACGGGGGCTGTGCTAGCGCTGATGGTGGGAGGGCTGTTGCGTCTTTCCCAACGCAGCTGCCTGCAGGTGGAGTCATGGCAACAACTGGTAATGCCCGCCCTGGCGTTGCTAAGTTTCGCCAGTGCCCAGGCAATGGGCGGAAGTGGTTTTATCGCGGCATTCTGCGCAGGATTGCTTACGGGGTACCTGTTCAACCGGGAAACGCAACTGCTGCTCAAGACCGGCGAATCCTGCGGTGAAGCGCTTTCGCTGCTGACCTGGGTGGTGTTCGGTGCCTACGTTGCGCCCAAGGCCTCGCAAATCCTGTCGCCCTCGGTATGGTTCTACGCACTGTTGAGCCTGTCGCTGGTGCGTATGGTGCCTGTCTGGGTCAGCCTTGCCGGGAGCGAACTGACTGCCGATAGCCGTCTGTTCATTGGCTGGTTCGGGCCGCGTGGTCTAGCGTCTATCGTTTTCGCTGTGCTGGTACTCGATGCACGGTTGCAAGAGGGCAGCACGATCATCGCCACGACTATCGCTTGCGTCGTGCTCAGCGTGGTATTGCACGGCATAAGCGCTGCAATTGGGGCCCGCCGGCTGGGACGCAGCGTAGGAAAGTGA
- the potE gene encoding putrescine-ornithine antiporter → MREKAKKMGLVGLTTLVTVNMMGSGIIMLPASMAQIGAVSLLSWVITAIGSMAIAYCFAQCGIYCTQSGGMSAYSEQAHGKSAFFLCSYLYFLSLMIGNVAIAISAVGYLTPFIPWLGTGGGPLLAGAVTLIWFTTLSNLGGAEVTGRIGAVSVWGVIVPVAGLSLIGWYWFSLATFQDAWNPGHMPVAQAITNSIPLTLWAFLGMESAAQNSDAVENPKRNVPLACLLGTLGAAVIYILSTSVIQGIVPNPELANASAPFAMVYAQMFNDSVGSVIMALAVIACVGSLLGWQFTLAETARVTAGQGLFPTLFTRTTARGVPLAGMLTCAVLQSLIALSTLSPNASAQFSKLVNLAAVTNIIPYITSLTGLLVIMYKAQVQAAIFRRNSAIMMVAVCYCFYALYASGLEAVFGAALIMALGYLLFGFIAKRFVKALDMIGGAP, encoded by the coding sequence ATGCGTGAAAAAGCAAAGAAGATGGGCTTGGTCGGACTGACGACACTGGTCACGGTAAACATGATGGGGTCCGGCATCATCATGCTGCCGGCGAGCATGGCGCAGATCGGCGCTGTCTCGCTATTGTCCTGGGTGATCACGGCCATAGGCTCGATGGCTATCGCCTACTGTTTCGCCCAATGCGGCATCTACTGCACGCAATCGGGTGGCATGTCTGCCTACAGTGAACAAGCCCATGGCAAGTCTGCTTTCTTTCTGTGCTCCTACCTTTACTTTTTGTCACTGATGATTGGCAACGTGGCCATCGCCATTTCCGCCGTGGGCTATCTCACGCCTTTCATTCCCTGGCTTGGCACTGGCGGCGGGCCGCTACTGGCAGGAGCGGTGACGTTGATCTGGTTTACCACCTTGTCCAACCTGGGTGGAGCCGAGGTTACCGGTCGTATTGGCGCGGTCAGCGTGTGGGGTGTCATCGTCCCGGTTGCTGGCTTGAGCTTGATTGGCTGGTACTGGTTCAGCCTCGCAACCTTCCAGGACGCCTGGAACCCAGGTCACATGCCAGTGGCTCAGGCCATAACCAACAGCATTCCACTGACCTTATGGGCGTTCCTGGGTATGGAATCAGCTGCGCAGAACTCCGACGCGGTGGAAAATCCGAAGCGCAATGTTCCTCTGGCGTGCTTGCTCGGCACCCTTGGCGCGGCCGTGATCTACATCCTCTCGACCAGTGTCATCCAGGGCATCGTGCCTAATCCGGAGCTTGCCAACGCCAGCGCGCCCTTCGCCATGGTCTATGCGCAGATGTTCAACGACTCCGTCGGCAGCGTGATCATGGCATTGGCGGTGATCGCTTGCGTCGGTTCGTTGCTCGGATGGCAGTTCACCTTGGCTGAAACCGCCAGGGTCACCGCCGGGCAGGGGCTTTTCCCAACGCTGTTTACACGCACTACAGCCCGCGGCGTGCCACTGGCGGGCATGCTGACCTGCGCGGTGCTGCAGAGCCTGATTGCCCTGTCGACGCTCTCGCCCAATGCCAGCGCCCAGTTCAGCAAACTGGTAAACCTGGCTGCCGTGACCAACATCATTCCCTACATCACCTCGCTGACTGGGCTGTTGGTGATCATGTACAAGGCCCAGGTACAGGCAGCCATTTTTCGCCGTAACAGCGCAATCATGATGGTCGCGGTTTGCTATTGCTTCTACGCACTTTACGCCTCGGGCCTGGAGGCCGTATTCGGTGCGGCATTGATCATGGCGCTGGGTTACCTGCTGTTCGGCTTCATTGCCAAACGTTTCGTCAAGGCGCTGGACATGATCGGAGGTGCGCCATGA
- a CDS encoding transporter substrate-binding domain-containing protein, with product MKRGSKVTGWCLVSLLLCASADSSFAAPDTLGRLRQGQVLNLGFMEGFAPFSSGSEQAPEGYSIDLCQAVVARIRELPGLAGLQVRWHSLAEPEAVRAVDNGQVDLLCTPMVETKTRRGTLDFSIPVFTSGLAALVKRDAPASLLSPLSGSTDNSGPRWRATINAGLSKHSFAVLRGTLSSRWAHERIRQLGLQSTLEEVSTYEEGVQRVAERKVDAFLGDRVVLLAYQARQSERDQLWVPDHLFVMSRVALSMPRGDVDFRLLVDTALSQALSGPQGEALFVRYLGPQSAQDRLLQSLYPLPD from the coding sequence ATGAAGCGTGGATCGAAAGTGACCGGTTGGTGTCTTGTCAGTTTGCTGTTGTGCGCGTCAGCGGACAGCTCCTTCGCCGCTCCCGACACGTTGGGCCGGTTACGTCAAGGGCAGGTGCTCAACCTCGGATTCATGGAGGGGTTCGCACCCTTCTCATCAGGCAGCGAACAGGCTCCGGAGGGGTATTCCATCGACCTTTGCCAAGCAGTCGTCGCACGTATTCGGGAATTGCCAGGGCTCGCTGGCTTGCAGGTGCGCTGGCACTCACTGGCAGAGCCAGAGGCTGTTCGGGCCGTGGATAACGGGCAGGTCGACTTGCTGTGTACACCGATGGTGGAAACCAAAACCAGACGAGGCACGTTGGATTTTTCCATTCCGGTGTTTACCTCCGGCCTCGCGGCTTTGGTCAAGCGCGATGCACCTGCCAGCCTGCTCAGCCCCCTCAGCGGTAGCACGGACAATTCCGGACCGCGCTGGCGCGCGACGATCAATGCAGGGCTGAGCAAGCACAGTTTCGCCGTATTGCGTGGCACCTTGAGCAGCCGCTGGGCCCATGAGCGGATTCGCCAGCTTGGCTTGCAATCCACGCTCGAGGAAGTTTCGACGTACGAGGAGGGTGTGCAACGGGTGGCCGAACGCAAGGTCGACGCGTTCCTCGGAGACAGGGTGGTCCTGCTGGCCTACCAGGCCCGGCAATCCGAACGCGACCAGCTGTGGGTTCCGGATCACCTGTTCGTCATGAGCCGGGTGGCGTTGTCGATGCCAAGGGGAGATGTAGATTTTCGCTTGTTGGTGGATACCGCCTTGAGTCAGGCCCTTTCGGGGCCGCAAGGTGAGGCGCTGTTCGTTCGCTACCTAGGTCCACAGTCCGCACAGGACCGCTTGCTGCAAAGCCTGTATCCGCTGCCAGACTAG